A genomic region of Prosthecobacter sp. contains the following coding sequences:
- a CDS encoding DUF1501 domain-containing protein, with protein MNTSFLTRRDMLRHSSAGFGYLAFAGMAAESAAQDAAGPLAVKSTHFPATAKRVIFLCMRGGPSQMETFDPKPELTAQSGKTGRRSNTKLLGSKWKFAKHGQSGIDIVELLPETAKHADKLCVLRGMSTDNENHPQALEQLHTGSFQFVRPSMGAWAVHGLGTENASLPGFISINPLTALGGIRYYSSAFLPAACSATMLGNASQPGAKLTLNDISNAGLGASAQREQLDLLQAMNRDLFAKTHDPRVEGLIESYELAFRMQGELPRVMDLSGESVATLKLYGADKSPTESFGKQCLLARRFAEAGVRFIEISHSEWDLHGSLYSGMIRNCSQIDKPIAGLLQDLDQRGLLDDTLVLWGGEFGRTPDDASQDGRGHNNKGYSMWMAGGGVKAGHIHGVTDELGYEAVDGKVHIHDLHATMLHMLGLDHEHLTYRHGGRDFRLTDVKGKVVREILA; from the coding sequence ATGAACACTTCCTTTCTCACTCGTCGTGACATGCTCCGCCACAGTTCGGCGGGTTTTGGCTATCTCGCTTTTGCAGGCATGGCTGCCGAAAGCGCGGCGCAGGATGCCGCGGGGCCACTGGCGGTGAAATCGACGCATTTCCCCGCCACCGCAAAGCGCGTGATCTTTCTCTGTATGCGCGGCGGGCCGTCGCAGATGGAGACCTTTGATCCAAAGCCGGAACTCACCGCGCAGAGTGGCAAAACCGGCCGCAGGTCGAACACGAAGCTGCTGGGGTCGAAGTGGAAGTTCGCGAAACATGGGCAGAGCGGCATCGACATCGTCGAACTGCTGCCGGAGACGGCGAAGCATGCGGACAAGCTCTGTGTGCTGCGCGGCATGAGCACGGACAATGAAAATCATCCACAGGCGCTGGAACAGCTTCACACCGGCAGTTTTCAGTTTGTGCGGCCTTCCATGGGCGCGTGGGCGGTGCATGGACTGGGCACCGAGAATGCCAGCCTGCCCGGTTTCATCTCCATCAATCCGCTCACCGCACTCGGCGGCATCCGCTACTATTCCAGCGCCTTTTTACCCGCCGCGTGCTCCGCCACGATGCTCGGCAATGCCAGCCAGCCCGGCGCGAAGCTCACGCTGAATGACATCAGCAACGCCGGCCTTGGCGCCTCAGCTCAGCGCGAACAATTGGACCTTCTTCAAGCCATGAATCGCGACTTGTTCGCGAAGACGCATGACCCACGCGTCGAAGGCCTCATCGAGTCCTACGAACTGGCCTTTCGCATGCAGGGTGAATTACCGCGTGTGATGGATCTCAGCGGCGAGAGCGTCGCCACGCTCAAACTCTACGGTGCGGACAAATCGCCCACGGAATCATTCGGCAAACAATGCCTGCTCGCGCGTCGATTCGCCGAGGCGGGAGTGCGTTTCATCGAGATCAGTCATTCGGAGTGGGATCTGCACGGCTCGCTTTACAGCGGCATGATTCGCAACTGCTCGCAGATCGACAAACCCATCGCTGGACTGCTGCAAGACCTTGATCAACGCGGCCTGCTCGATGACACGCTCGTGTTGTGGGGCGGCGAGTTTGGTCGCACGCCCGATGACGCCAGTCAGGACGGTCGTGGACACAATAACAAAGGCTACAGCATGTGGATGGCCGGTGGCGGCGTGAAAGCCGGCCACATCCACGGTGTGACCGACGAACTCGGCTACGAAGCCGTCGATGGTAAAGTCCACATCCACGATCTCCACGCCACCATGCTGCACATGCTCGGACTCGATCACGAACATCTCACCTACCGTCACGGTGGCCGCGATTTTCGCCTCACGGATGTGAAAGGGAAGGTCGTGCGCGAGATTTTGGCGTGA